Proteins encoded in a region of the Planctomycetota bacterium genome:
- a CDS encoding SAM-dependent chlorinase/fluorinase — protein sequence MSVRPSGIVALLTDFGLRDPYVGVMKGVILSVHPDARIIDLSHDVPSQAVLEAYFLLSNTYRYFPAGTVFVAVVDPGVGTDRAILAVETGRYLFLAPDNGLLGFLEKEGAIRRIVRVQEKKYFLQPVSNTFHGRDIFAPVAGHLSRGLNPGRLGPEVDTLVRIAPPAPQVTREGVIRGEVVRVDHFGNLITNIPADSLAQVGGKLEIRVGRSVLRDLSRSYGDAPKGKLIAVIGSTGHLEISVNQGNAQKKTGARVGAPVRIHHAQP from the coding sequence ATGAGCGTTCGGCCCTCCGGCATCGTGGCGCTCCTGACCGATTTCGGCCTGCGTGATCCGTACGTGGGGGTCATGAAGGGCGTCATCCTTTCGGTCCATCCCGACGCGCGGATCATCGACCTGTCGCACGACGTGCCCTCGCAGGCGGTTCTCGAGGCTTACTTCCTGCTCTCCAACACCTACCGGTACTTTCCGGCCGGAACGGTCTTCGTCGCCGTGGTGGATCCCGGCGTGGGGACGGACCGGGCGATCCTGGCCGTCGAAACGGGACGCTATCTCTTCCTGGCCCCCGACAACGGCCTGCTGGGCTTCCTCGAGAAGGAAGGCGCGATCCGCCGCATCGTCCGCGTCCAGGAGAAGAAATACTTCCTCCAGCCCGTCTCGAACACCTTTCATGGGCGCGATATCTTCGCGCCGGTGGCCGGACATCTCTCCCGCGGGCTGAACCCGGGCCGGCTGGGCCCCGAGGTGGATACCCTGGTCCGCATCGCTCCGCCCGCCCCCCAGGTGACGCGGGAAGGGGTCATCCGCGGCGAGGTCGTCCGCGTGGATCACTTCGGGAATCTCATCACCAACATTCCCGCCGACAGCCTCGCCCAGGTCGGCGGGAAGCTCGAAATCCGGGTCGGAAGGTCCGTCCTTCGGGATCTTTCCCGCTCCTATGGGGATGCGCCCAAGGGAAAACTGATCGCCGTCATCGGCTCGACGGGACACCTGGAGATCTCGGTCAACCAGGGCAACGCTCAGAAGAAGACCGGCGCCCGAGTGGGCGCGCCGGTCCGCATCCACCACGCCCAGCCATGA
- the larC gene encoding nickel pincer cofactor biosynthesis protein LarC, which yields MKIAFLDLFCGLSGDMTLGALVDTGLPLTELRKGLARLPLKGYRLSARRVLKGAISATKVTVRVDESAHRHHHTPLKTILGLIRRSGLPSAVKERASDVFLRLGRAEGRIHGVDPMKVEFHEVGAVDSIVDIVGACLGFHLLGVEEVYCSRVPVTRGEIRTHHGALPNPGPATIALLNGFPLTPLDLDREVVTPTGAALLASLVRRPGRFPEMVLTASGYGAGDWDLPERANVVRLLVGEAASAEESDAVFLVETNLDNVAGELVGYLYEKLFAAGALDVYSTPILMKKSRPAVKISVLTPPSRRAAVEALLLRETPTFGVRRVLMERSKLPRREITVQTPYGPIRCKVGRLNGRTLKAAPEYEDARAAAEHHGVPLSAVQEAALRAFRKGSSITH from the coding sequence ATGAAGATCGCCTTCCTGGACCTTTTCTGCGGCCTGAGCGGAGACATGACCCTCGGGGCGCTGGTCGATACCGGACTCCCGTTGACGGAGCTCCGAAAAGGATTGGCCCGTCTCCCCCTCAAGGGATACCGCCTCTCGGCGCGGCGCGTCCTCAAGGGAGCGATCTCGGCCACGAAAGTGACCGTCCGAGTCGACGAGTCCGCCCACCGCCACCACCATACGCCCCTCAAGACGATTCTGGGCCTTATCCGCCGCAGCGGCCTCCCGTCCGCCGTCAAAGAGCGCGCCTCGGACGTCTTCCTGCGCCTGGGCCGGGCGGAGGGACGCATCCACGGCGTCGATCCGATGAAGGTCGAATTCCACGAGGTCGGGGCGGTGGATTCGATCGTGGATATCGTGGGAGCCTGCCTGGGCTTTCACCTCCTGGGCGTCGAGGAGGTGTACTGCTCCAGGGTGCCCGTGACCCGGGGGGAGATCCGGACTCATCACGGCGCCCTCCCGAACCCCGGACCCGCCACGATCGCCCTCCTGAACGGGTTCCCCCTGACCCCGCTCGACCTGGACCGGGAAGTCGTCACCCCCACGGGGGCGGCCCTCCTGGCCTCGCTCGTCCGCCGGCCCGGCCGGTTCCCGGAAATGGTCCTGACCGCCTCCGGCTACGGAGCCGGCGACTGGGACCTTCCCGAACGGGCTAACGTCGTGCGCCTCCTGGTGGGCGAGGCCGCTTCAGCCGAGGAAAGCGACGCCGTCTTCCTCGTCGAAACCAACCTCGATAATGTGGCCGGAGAGCTGGTGGGATACCTCTACGAAAAACTCTTCGCCGCCGGAGCCCTGGACGTCTACAGCACTCCGATTCTCATGAAGAAGTCCCGCCCGGCGGTCAAGATCTCCGTCCTGACCCCCCCCTCCCGACGCGCGGCGGTGGAGGCCCTCCTCCTGCGGGAAACTCCGACTTTCGGGGTCCGCCGTGTCCTTATGGAACGCTCCAAGCTCCCCCGCCGGGAGATCACCGTCCAGACCCCCTACGGCCCCATTCGCTGCAAGGTGGGCCGGCTGAACGGTCGGACCCTCAAAGCCGCCCCGGAATACGAAGACGCCCGGGCCGCCGCCGAGCATCACGGGGTCCCCCTCTCCGCGGTCCAAGAGGCAGCCCTTCGAGCCTTTCGGAAGGGCTCTAGCATAACACATTGA